A window from Balaenoptera musculus isolate JJ_BM4_2016_0621 chromosome 8, mBalMus1.pri.v3, whole genome shotgun sequence encodes these proteins:
- the LOC118900095 gene encoding olfactory receptor 5G3-like, translating to MEDQNQTAVTDFLFLGLTDHLYQQIVLFVILLFVYLATVGGNLGMIILIWMDPRLHTPMYFFLSHLSFVDMCSSSSIAPKMLCDIFAEKKGISLMGCAAQMWFFGLFVATECFLLASMAYDRYMAICKPLLYTLVMSQRVCVQLVIGPYAVALMSTMTHTILTFCLPFCGPNIINHFFCDISPLLSLACADTWTNKLVLFILAGAIGVLSGLIITVSYVCILVAILRIQTADGRRKAFFTCSSHLAAVSILYGTLFFIYVRPSSSSSLLINKVISLFYTVVIPMLNPLIYSLRNKEVKNAFSRKFERKNCLVSR from the coding sequence ATGGAAGATCAGAATCAGACAGCAGTGACTGACTTTCTTTTCTTGGGCCTCACAGATCATCTCTATCAGCAGATTGTCCTCTTTGTCATTCTTCTCTTTGTCTATCTTGCCACAGTGGGGGGCAATTTGGGGATGATCATTCTCATATGGATGGATCCCAGACTCCACACACCTATGTACTTTTTTCTTAGCCATTTGTCCTTTGTAGACATGTGTTCCTCTTCTTCCATTGCCCCCAAGATGCTGTGTGATATCTTTGCGGAGAAAAAGGGCATCTCTTTGATGGGTTGTGCTGCACAGATGTGGTTCTTTGGTCTTTTTGTGGCAACCGAATGTTTCCTCCTGGCTTCCATGGCCTATGATCGGTATATGGCCATCTGTAAGCCCTTGTTGTACACACTCGTTATGTCCCAGAGGGTCTGTGTGCAGCTGGTTATAGGCCCTTATGCTGTGGCTCTTATGAGCACCATGACTCATACAATTCTCACTTTTTGCTTACCCTTCTGTGGTCCAAATATTATCAATCActttttctgtgatatttcaCCACTGCTTTCCCTAGCATGTGCAGACACCTGGACCAATAAGTTGGTGCTTTTCATCTTGGCTGGAGCAATAGGAGTACTCAGTGGCTTGATCATCACGGTCTCCTATGTTTGCATCCTGGTGGCCATCCTGAGGATCCAGACGGCTGATGGGAGGAGGAAGGCTTTTTTTACTTGTTCTTCTCACCTGGCAGCTGTCTCCATACTATATGGgactcttttcttcatttatgtcCGACCTAGCTCAAGTTCCTCCCTACTCATTAATAAAGTGATTTCTCTCTTTTACACTGTGGTGATCCCCATGTTGAACCCTCTCATCTACAGCTTGAGgaacaaggaggtgaaaaatgCATTCAGTAGGaagtttgaaaggaaaaattgTCTAGTAAGTAGGTAA